Proteins co-encoded in one Candidatus Nitrosacidococcus tergens genomic window:
- the trkA gene encoding Trk system potassium transporter TrkA, with amino-acid sequence MKIIILGAGQVGRSVATNLAGESNDITLVDVDGKQLKDIGDRLDIRTIEGSGAHPNVLARAGAEEADMLIAVTRSDEVNIVACQVAYSLFNTPTKVARIRSSAYISHPQLFSDKLFPIDMLISPEELVTNSIKRLIENPGSLQVLDFAEGKVQLVAVKAYHDGLLVGHQLRELPQRIPGVKTRVAAIFRKNKPIFPQGDTVIEVDDEVFFTAPQEDISKMMRQLRSLDKPYKRIMLGGGGSVGHRLARVLEKSYQVKVIEANPSRAKYLSESLNKSLILVGDIINEELLVDEGIEDIDVFCALTNDDAVNILAAMLAKRLGAKKVMSLINRGVYADLVESGTVDIAISPHQATIGILLARIRRGDVVAAHSLRHGAVEAFEAVAHGDKSSSKVVGRGIEEIKLPSGTTIGAVVRGDEVLIAHHNTVIKSGDHVILFLTDKRRISEVERLFQVGFGFL; translated from the coding sequence ATGAAAATTATTATTCTTGGCGCGGGTCAAGTCGGTCGCTCTGTTGCTACAAATTTAGCTGGTGAATCTAATGATATTACTTTAGTAGATGTGGATGGAAAACAGCTTAAGGATATTGGAGATCGATTAGATATCCGTACCATTGAAGGATCAGGAGCGCATCCGAACGTACTTGCCCGGGCAGGTGCTGAAGAAGCAGATATGCTTATTGCAGTAACTAGAAGCGATGAAGTGAATATTGTGGCTTGCCAAGTAGCTTATAGCCTGTTTAATACTCCTACTAAGGTGGCTAGGATTAGATCATCGGCTTACATTTCCCATCCTCAGCTTTTTTCTGACAAGCTTTTCCCCATTGATATGTTAATTAGCCCAGAAGAGTTAGTGACTAATTCAATTAAGCGGCTTATTGAAAATCCTGGATCTTTACAGGTTTTGGATTTTGCTGAAGGAAAAGTACAACTAGTAGCAGTGAAAGCCTACCATGATGGTTTGTTAGTAGGTCATCAATTAAGAGAGTTACCTCAACGTATTCCTGGAGTAAAAACTCGGGTAGCGGCTATTTTTCGGAAAAATAAACCTATTTTTCCTCAAGGGGATACAGTCATTGAAGTAGACGATGAAGTGTTTTTTACTGCCCCTCAAGAAGATATTTCTAAAATGATGCGCCAGTTGCGTAGTCTAGATAAGCCTTATAAGCGGATTATGTTAGGTGGTGGTGGAAGTGTTGGGCACCGCTTAGCCAGAGTACTAGAGAAAAGTTATCAAGTTAAAGTCATTGAAGCTAACCCATCTCGGGCAAAATATCTCTCTGAATCCTTAAACAAGAGTCTTATCCTAGTAGGAGATATCATTAATGAAGAGCTTCTTGTAGATGAAGGAATCGAGGATATCGATGTTTTTTGTGCTTTAACTAATGATGATGCAGTCAATATTCTAGCTGCTATGCTTGCCAAACGATTAGGTGCTAAAAAAGTAATGTCCTTGATTAACCGAGGTGTTTATGCAGATTTAGTAGAAAGTGGTACAGTAGATATTGCTATTTCTCCCCATCAGGCAACCATCGGTATTTTATTAGCCCGAATTCGCAGGGGAGATGTGGTAGCCGCCCACTCTCTACGTCACGGAGCGGTAGAGGCTTTTGAAGCGGTTGCCCACGGTGATAAATCCTCCTCTAAAGTAGTCGGTAGGGGTATTGAAGAAATTAAGCTTCCTTCAGGCACTACTATTGGTGCTGTGGTACGTGGTGATGAAGTGTTAATCGCTCATCATAATACGGTAATTAAATCTGGGGATCATGTGATTCTATTTTTAACAGATAAAAGAAGAATTTCTGAAGTAGAGCGACTATTTCAAGTAGGCTTTGGATTCTTATAA